From a region of the Pirellulales bacterium genome:
- a CDS encoding sigma-70 family RNA polymerase sigma factor — protein sequence MEQPKLRAPLVDLADPFEAARQGSVEQFGALVGGLRDYLLLVAHRELSPELRAKVSPSDVLQETFMIAQRKMASFEGASEEELLAWLRGILLNKIHSAEQRYLGAQARDVRREVLLDLSRGGQDGLAANVDSPSRCAMAAERSVVVDEYLRRLPHEYETVLRLRYWEQLPLEEIAHRMHRSTDAVQKLWFRAVERMKRELNRNERP from the coding sequence ATGGAGCAACCAAAGCTCCGCGCGCCTCTGGTAGACCTTGCAGATCCGTTCGAGGCCGCGCGACAGGGTTCCGTCGAGCAGTTTGGCGCCCTCGTCGGAGGTTTGCGCGATTACCTGTTGCTGGTCGCCCATCGGGAGTTGTCCCCGGAGCTGCGCGCTAAAGTCAGCCCCTCGGATGTGCTGCAAGAGACGTTCATGATCGCGCAGCGGAAGATGGCCAGTTTCGAGGGGGCGAGCGAAGAGGAATTGCTCGCCTGGCTGCGCGGAATACTGCTGAACAAGATCCACTCCGCCGAGCAAAGGTATCTCGGCGCGCAAGCCCGGGACGTACGGCGCGAGGTACTGCTCGACCTGTCGCGCGGCGGTCAGGACGGCCTGGCCGCCAATGTCGACAGCCCCAGCCGCTGCGCCATGGCCGCCGAGCGCTCGGTCGTGGTTGACGAGTATTTGCGCCGCTTGCCGCACGAATATGAAACTGTATTGCGTCTCCGCTATTGGGAGCAGCTTCCACTGGAAGAAATCGCCCATCGCATGCACCGCAGTACGGATGCGGTGCAGAAGCTCTGGTTTCGCGCCGTCGAGCGCATGAAGCGGGAGTTGAATCGTAATGAGCGACCGTAA
- a CDS encoding MFS transporter: MNSVRATIEPAVSEEPLGEATRLRDLSPEQWKSGIAAWLGWMFDGLDMHLYVLVAGPFVAELLGATSTKDPAVGYYSSWIQAAFLFGWALGGGFFGRFADRIGRSRALVLTILTYALFTGLSFFAQAWWHLLIFRFLAALGIGGEWAVGASLLSETWPRRWRPWMAAVLQTGVNLGVMLASLANFLLADYPHRSVFLVGVLPALLVLWIRRSVPEPEEWREAQQHSHGERPAFPDLFRGAVRRTTILSLCVCGLSLTGHWAFLFWYLQHLRNLPELSTWSEVEVKQLVSQFVWLVMVSSIVGNFFAAWLARRLKYRRAIALLCLGYCAGMLVTYGVPREYNQLWWGLAVIGLCQGVFALFTMYLPPLFPTLLRTTGAGFCFNFGRIAAGIGTVFFGLSSQANTYDAGDYRLTLVYAGLLFLPAAIVAWMLPELEDEKSRSRLR; this comes from the coding sequence ATGAATTCTGTTCGCGCGACCATCGAACCCGCGGTCTCCGAGGAACCACTTGGCGAAGCCACGCGTCTGCGCGACTTGTCGCCCGAGCAATGGAAATCAGGCATCGCGGCATGGCTGGGCTGGATGTTCGATGGGCTGGACATGCACTTGTACGTGCTCGTGGCCGGCCCCTTTGTCGCCGAACTGCTCGGAGCAACGAGTACCAAAGACCCCGCGGTGGGTTACTACAGCTCCTGGATTCAGGCGGCGTTCTTGTTTGGCTGGGCACTCGGCGGCGGATTCTTCGGTCGCTTCGCCGATCGCATCGGGCGTAGCCGGGCCTTGGTCCTGACGATCCTCACGTACGCGCTCTTTACCGGGCTGTCATTCTTTGCGCAGGCGTGGTGGCACTTGCTCATTTTTCGCTTTCTGGCCGCCCTGGGGATCGGCGGTGAGTGGGCCGTGGGGGCTTCGCTATTGTCCGAGACGTGGCCGCGCCGCTGGCGACCGTGGATGGCCGCCGTGCTGCAGACCGGCGTCAACCTGGGCGTGATGCTGGCCAGCCTGGCGAACTTTTTGCTTGCTGATTATCCGCATCGTTCGGTATTCCTGGTCGGCGTGTTGCCGGCGCTGCTCGTGCTGTGGATACGTCGCAGCGTGCCCGAGCCCGAAGAGTGGCGAGAGGCGCAGCAACATTCCCACGGCGAGCGGCCCGCTTTCCCTGATTTGTTTCGCGGCGCCGTGCGGCGCACCACGATCCTGTCGCTCTGCGTTTGCGGACTATCGCTGACGGGACATTGGGCGTTTTTGTTCTGGTACTTGCAGCATTTGCGCAACCTGCCCGAGCTGAGCACGTGGAGCGAAGTCGAGGTGAAACAGTTGGTTAGCCAGTTCGTGTGGCTGGTGATGGTGTCGTCGATCGTCGGCAACTTCTTCGCGGCCTGGCTGGCGCGGCGGCTGAAGTATCGCCGCGCGATCGCGCTTTTATGTCTGGGGTATTGTGCCGGCATGCTAGTGACTTATGGAGTACCGCGCGAGTACAACCAACTGTGGTGGGGACTGGCGGTAATTGGCCTGTGCCAGGGAGTATTTGCGCTCTTCACCATGTACCTGCCCCCTTTATTTCCCACGCTCTTACGAACGACCGGCGCCGGCTTTTGCTTTAACTTCGGCCGCATCGCCGCCGGCATCGGCACGGTGTTTTTCGGCCTGTCCTCCCAGGCGAACACCTATGACGCCGGAGATTACCGCCTGACGCTCGTCTACGCCGGCTTGCTGTTTCTGCCCGCCGCCATCGTGGCGTGGATGCTGCCTGAATTGGAAGATGAGAAATCCCGATCGAGGCTGCGATGA
- a CDS encoding PSD1 and planctomycete cytochrome C domain-containing protein, which yields MKRRGIIGGWLFLLALTTPERLVAAPDAPSFAEAVQPLLVAKCSRCHGRETQKAELSLHAAGGIQKGGESGPVIVAGKPDESPLFEKIHAGEMPPDQENPLTEAEIELIRRWIEAGASFGQDAPQQVAVTYHDILPIVLLRCASCHGRQRQEGGLDLRSRGGMLKGGKSGPAIVPGKPDESLMVKRVRAAEMPPHARLVEAMVKPMEPAELARLEQWIAQGAPDAAAEPDLAGTAQDPLVSAADREFWAFKRPQASVPPTVSQTALVRNPIDAFVLSKLEAAGLSLSPETDRRTLARRAYFDLTGLPPEPVEVEVFATDPAPDAYEHLIDRLLASPRYGERWGRHWLDVAGYADCEGRREQHLPRDFAWRYRDYVIRSFNADKPYDRFLVEQLAGDDLVDIERPTARTQEFEDCVVATGFLRMAPDPTWANLTGFVPDRLEVIADAVDVLGSGVMGLTFKCARCHSHKFDPIPQRDYYRLTAMLKGAYDEHDWLKPQLIGYGGAVSAGAGERFLTCVADDERRRYEAERDKTQQELATLRATAETPERNQRIKELESRQPAEPKIMALWDRGEPSPTYIYRRGDYQNAGALVSAGVPAVLADPARPLTIAPPRAGAASTGRRLALARWLVDPQHPLTSRVMVNRIWKHHFGQGLVKSLGNFGRTGDPPSHPELLDWLACEFMRQGWSMKAMHRVMMTSSVYRQSSAVTPAHEKLDPDNRLLSRMPLRRLEAEELRDTLLLAAGRLDEKRFGPADPVQVLPDGIVQSGQRRSIYVQQLRKHPPTLLECFDLPAMNPNCLSRSDSLVALQALHLLNDTTVRELAGYLAKRVQVAAGSRPADQVRQLYLIALSRPPTAEENSLFLETHARLTEAWQSQLAAAGAPGDDAATRALATLCHTMVNSAMFLYVD from the coding sequence ATGAAACGTCGTGGCATCATTGGCGGCTGGCTGTTTCTTCTGGCGCTGACCACGCCGGAACGCCTGGTCGCTGCGCCGGATGCTCCCTCCTTTGCCGAAGCGGTCCAGCCGCTGCTGGTGGCCAAGTGTAGTCGCTGCCACGGCCGGGAAACGCAGAAGGCCGAGTTGTCGCTGCACGCGGCGGGCGGTATTCAGAAAGGGGGCGAGTCGGGTCCTGTGATCGTGGCGGGTAAACCTGACGAAAGCCCTCTTTTTGAAAAGATTCATGCCGGCGAAATGCCGCCTGATCAGGAGAACCCGCTCACCGAAGCCGAGATCGAATTGATCCGCCGCTGGATCGAAGCGGGGGCCTCGTTCGGCCAAGACGCGCCGCAGCAAGTCGCCGTTACGTATCACGATATTCTGCCCATCGTTCTGTTGCGCTGTGCCTCGTGTCACGGCCGGCAGCGACAGGAAGGCGGGCTCGACCTGCGCTCGCGCGGTGGCATGTTGAAGGGGGGCAAATCCGGTCCGGCCATCGTACCGGGCAAACCCGACGAGAGCTTGATGGTCAAGCGGGTGCGCGCCGCGGAGATGCCACCTCACGCGCGACTGGTGGAAGCCATGGTCAAGCCGATGGAGCCGGCCGAGCTTGCCAGGCTCGAGCAATGGATCGCACAAGGCGCTCCCGACGCGGCCGCCGAGCCCGACCTCGCCGGCACGGCGCAAGATCCGCTGGTCAGTGCCGCGGACCGTGAGTTCTGGGCGTTCAAACGGCCGCAGGCGTCTGTGCCGCCAACCGTTTCGCAAACAGCGCTTGTGCGCAACCCGATCGACGCTTTCGTGCTGTCCAAACTCGAGGCGGCCGGCCTGTCGCTCTCGCCCGAGACGGACCGTCGCACGCTCGCGCGGCGCGCGTATTTCGATTTAACCGGCCTGCCGCCCGAGCCGGTCGAGGTCGAGGTTTTTGCCACCGACCCGGCACCCGATGCTTACGAGCATTTGATCGATCGGCTGCTGGCGTCGCCGCGCTACGGTGAGCGCTGGGGCCGGCACTGGCTGGACGTCGCTGGCTATGCCGACTGCGAAGGACGCCGCGAGCAGCACTTGCCGCGGGACTTTGCCTGGCGCTATCGCGATTACGTCATCCGCTCGTTCAACGCCGACAAGCCGTACGACCGTTTCCTCGTCGAACAGCTTGCCGGCGATGATCTCGTCGACATCGAGCGGCCGACCGCGCGGACGCAAGAGTTCGAAGATTGCGTCGTGGCAACGGGCTTTCTGCGCATGGCTCCCGATCCCACGTGGGCCAACCTGACCGGTTTCGTGCCGGATCGTTTGGAAGTAATTGCCGATGCCGTCGACGTGCTCGGCTCAGGCGTGATGGGTTTGACGTTCAAATGCGCGCGGTGCCACAGCCACAAGTTCGATCCGATTCCGCAGCGTGACTATTACCGGCTGACGGCGATGCTCAAAGGAGCCTACGACGAGCACGATTGGCTGAAGCCGCAATTGATCGGCTACGGTGGCGCGGTGAGCGCCGGCGCCGGAGAAAGATTTCTGACGTGCGTCGCCGATGACGAGCGGCGTCGCTACGAGGCCGAACGAGACAAAACGCAACAAGAGCTCGCCACGCTGCGTGCCACGGCCGAGACGCCGGAGCGGAATCAGCGGATCAAGGAACTCGAATCCCGCCAGCCGGCCGAGCCGAAGATCATGGCCCTGTGGGATCGAGGCGAACCGTCTCCGACGTATATCTATCGCCGCGGCGATTATCAGAATGCCGGCGCGCTGGTATCGGCAGGCGTGCCCGCGGTTCTAGCCGACCCTGCCAGGCCGCTTACGATCGCGCCACCGCGCGCAGGCGCGGCATCCACCGGGCGACGGTTGGCGCTCGCCCGCTGGTTGGTCGATCCGCAACATCCGCTTACTTCCCGGGTGATGGTCAACCGGATCTGGAAGCATCATTTCGGTCAAGGGCTGGTCAAATCGCTCGGCAACTTTGGGCGCACAGGCGATCCGCCGAGCCATCCCGAACTGCTCGATTGGCTCGCCTGCGAATTCATGCGGCAAGGATGGAGCATGAAGGCGATGCACCGGGTGATGATGACCTCGAGCGTGTATCGGCAGTCGTCCGCGGTCACGCCTGCGCACGAGAAGCTTGATCCCGACAATCGCCTGTTGTCGCGCATGCCACTGCGACGGCTGGAAGCCGAAGAACTGCGCGACACGCTGCTGCTGGCCGCAGGCCGGCTGGATGAAAAGCGTTTTGGGCCGGCCGATCCCGTGCAGGTGCTGCCCGATGGCATCGTGCAGTCGGGGCAGCGGCGCAGCATCTATGTTCAGCAACTGCGCAAGCACCCGCCGACGCTGTTGGAATGCTTCGACCTGCCGGCGATGAATCCGAATTGCCTGTCGCGAAGCGACTCGTTAGTTGCCCTGCAGGCGCTGCACTTGCTCAACGACACAACAGTGCGGGAATTGGCGGGCTACCTGGCCAAGCGCGTGCAAGTCGCGGCCGGAAGCCGGCCAGCGGATCAGGTCCGGCAATTGTATTTGATCGCGCTCAGTCGGCCGCCAACGGCCGAAGAGAATTCGCTCTTCCTCGAAACGCATGCGCGGCTGACCGAAGCCTGGCAGTCGCAGTTAGCCGCTGCCGGCGCGCCGGGTGATGACGCCGCGACGCGCGCCCTGGCAACCTTGTGCCACACGATGGTGAATTCGGCTATGTTCCTGTACGTCGATTGA
- a CDS encoding DUF1501 domain-containing protein, which produces MSSLAEDARSAVPVSRRSFLAHMGAGLQGAALLDLLGRELFAAAAAEPSPAQPANLLPRPSHFPARARSVIHLFMNGGPSQMDLFDPKPELDRRHGEAYFDRIAGEVESPAAAGALMRSPFKFAQHGQSGMWVSDALPHLAQQADDLTLVRSLYTTNITHEPALYLIQSGHMPSGYPSLGSWVVYGLGSECQNLPAYVVLDDPRGLPINGIENWTAGFLPPICQGTRFRPTGSPVLNLRAAVDDPVAITELQRDLLGRLDEMHQSARPGQPNLGARIASYELAARMQLSATDALDLAQESAATLEMYGIGREPTDSYGRRCLYARRLIERGVRFVQLYINQQIWDNHSALATDMKAACDRTDLPIAGLLRDLKQRGLLDDTLVVWGGEFGRLPMAQLPPDKDERKAGRDHNKNAFCAWLAGGGVKPGVTYGATDDLGFAAVENRVSVPDWHATILHLLGLAHDQLYVDQNGLKEKLTSVNPARVIDEILA; this is translated from the coding sequence ATGTCCTCACTTGCCGAAGATGCACGCAGCGCGGTGCCTGTTTCGCGGCGCAGCTTCCTCGCGCACATGGGGGCAGGTCTGCAAGGGGCGGCCTTGCTCGATCTGCTGGGGCGCGAACTTTTCGCCGCCGCCGCTGCTGAGCCATCGCCCGCGCAGCCGGCGAACCTCTTGCCGCGGCCTTCACATTTCCCGGCGCGGGCCAGGTCGGTCATTCATCTATTCATGAATGGCGGACCGAGTCAAATGGACCTGTTCGACCCCAAGCCCGAGTTGGACCGCCGTCACGGCGAGGCGTATTTCGATCGCATTGCCGGCGAGGTTGAATCGCCGGCGGCGGCGGGCGCGCTGATGCGCAGCCCCTTCAAGTTCGCGCAGCACGGTCAGTCGGGGATGTGGGTATCGGACGCGCTGCCGCACCTGGCCCAACAGGCCGACGATCTCACGCTTGTGCGCTCGTTGTACACGACGAACATCACGCACGAGCCGGCCCTGTACCTGATTCAATCGGGACACATGCCCAGCGGATATCCGTCGCTCGGTTCCTGGGTGGTCTACGGGTTGGGGAGCGAATGCCAGAACTTGCCGGCGTATGTCGTGCTCGACGATCCGCGTGGTTTACCGATCAACGGCATCGAAAACTGGACGGCCGGTTTTCTGCCGCCGATTTGCCAGGGGACTCGATTCCGCCCAACTGGCTCGCCGGTGCTGAACCTCCGCGCGGCGGTGGATGATCCTGTGGCGATCACGGAATTGCAGCGCGACCTTTTAGGCCGTCTCGACGAGATGCACCAGTCGGCGCGGCCAGGGCAGCCGAATCTGGGCGCCAGGATTGCCAGCTACGAACTGGCAGCGCGGATGCAACTTTCGGCCACCGACGCGCTCGACCTGGCGCAGGAATCGGCCGCGACCTTGGAGATGTACGGCATCGGCCGCGAACCGACCGACTCGTACGGCCGCCGCTGCCTGTACGCGCGCCGACTGATCGAGCGGGGCGTCCGCTTCGTGCAGCTTTATATCAATCAACAAATCTGGGATAACCATTCGGCGCTGGCCACCGACATGAAGGCGGCCTGCGACCGTACGGACCTGCCGATCGCCGGATTGTTGCGCGATTTGAAGCAGCGCGGCCTGTTGGACGATACCCTGGTGGTCTGGGGCGGCGAGTTCGGACGACTGCCGATGGCGCAACTGCCGCCCGACAAAGATGAGCGCAAAGCAGGGCGCGATCATAACAAGAACGCGTTCTGTGCGTGGCTGGCCGGTGGCGGCGTCAAGCCCGGCGTGACGTACGGGGCAACCGATGACTTGGGCTTCGCCGCTGTCGAAAACCGCGTCAGCGTCCCCGACTGGCACGCCACGATTTTGCATTTGCTAGGTCTGGCGCACGATCAGTTGTACGTCGACCAAAACGGTTTGAAAGAAAAACTTACCAGCGTCAACCCCGCCCGCGTCATCGACGAAATCCTGGCTTAA
- a CDS encoding alcohol dehydrogenase catalytic domain-containing protein: MKAWRFYGFGDMRLDEVPVPECAPGHVLVEPLCVQPSVTEAQLALGIPTLAYERVKRRLEQDAPLQLFGHEFCARIVEVGRGVARFRVGDRVAARAKQPCGHCPLCQSERSHLCRKGPVIGFDLPGCFSEIAILPEVALVKVDERISDSEAACLQSLSDSVAAVETAQLAVGDTVVILGQGSMGLECLQIARLCGAGLIITVDVRDEACAMSRDLGADYALNATQCDVVKTISELTEDIGADVVFECAGGSPKQGLAGHASLLQAIAVARSGGKIIGVSFYGGPIPIEIDLLRERSLRYVFPDISTQAHLAHTVRLAATGRIRLKTTITHILSGLESVPQAFEITANKGKYRAINPAQVMMRP; this comes from the coding sequence ATGAAAGCGTGGCGATTCTACGGCTTCGGCGATATGCGACTGGATGAAGTTCCGGTGCCTGAGTGCGCACCGGGGCACGTGCTCGTCGAACCATTGTGCGTGCAGCCCAGCGTGACCGAGGCGCAGTTGGCCCTGGGCATACCGACACTGGCCTACGAGCGCGTGAAGCGTCGCTTGGAGCAGGATGCGCCGCTGCAACTTTTCGGCCACGAGTTCTGCGCGCGGATTGTCGAGGTCGGGCGCGGCGTCGCGCGATTTCGCGTCGGCGATCGTGTGGCCGCCCGCGCCAAACAGCCGTGCGGTCATTGCCCGTTGTGCCAATCGGAGCGCAGCCACTTGTGCCGAAAGGGGCCGGTGATCGGCTTCGATCTACCTGGTTGCTTCTCCGAGATCGCCATCCTGCCCGAGGTCGCGCTCGTGAAAGTCGACGAGCGGATTTCCGACAGTGAAGCAGCCTGCTTGCAGTCGCTTAGCGACAGTGTGGCCGCCGTCGAAACGGCGCAGCTGGCCGTCGGCGACACGGTAGTGATCTTGGGCCAAGGGAGCATGGGCCTGGAATGTCTGCAGATCGCGCGGTTGTGCGGCGCCGGGTTGATCATCACGGTCGATGTCCGCGACGAGGCATGCGCGATGTCGCGGGATTTGGGGGCCGACTACGCGCTGAATGCCACGCAGTGCGACGTCGTAAAAACGATCAGCGAACTGACCGAGGACATCGGCGCCGATGTCGTGTTCGAATGCGCCGGCGGCAGCCCGAAGCAGGGATTGGCCGGCCATGCCTCGCTGCTGCAGGCGATCGCGGTCGCGCGCTCGGGGGGCAAGATCATCGGCGTCTCGTTTTACGGTGGGCCCATCCCGATCGAGATCGACCTGTTACGCGAACGCAGCCTGCGTTACGTGTTTCCGGATATCAGCACGCAAGCGCACCTGGCGCACACCGTCCGGCTGGCGGCAACGGGCCGGATCCGGTTGAAAACCACTATTACACACATCCTGTCCGGACTGGAGTCCGTACCCCAAGCGTTTGAAATCACGGCGAATAAGGGGAAGTACAGAGCCATCAATCCCGCCCAGGTCATGATGCGGCCCTAA
- a CDS encoding peptidyl-alpha-hydroxyglycine alpha-amidating lyase family protein translates to MNPATSKLSIPCRDAGYGVVAEWPRLPSHISWPEVSGVAIDSRDHVYLFNRGEHPVAIFDTEGRFLTSWGEGIFARPHGITIGPDDAVYCTDDLDHTVRKFTPDGELLLTLGTSGTPSDTGATSVDYRTIRQAAGPFHYPTNLALGPAGEVYISDGYGNARIHKFAPDGRLLLSWGEPGAGPGQFHVPHGIAVDRRGVVYVADRENSRIQLFSPEGEFLSEWTDIARPSQVFIDTAENVLVAELGYRAGMWPGTSPPNDEATGGRVSIFNIHGQLKTRWGGGQNPCAAGDFFAPHDIGMDRSGAIYVSEVTWSAGGRRGMVPADCHAIQKFSRSKS, encoded by the coding sequence ATGAACCCAGCCACCAGCAAATTGTCGATTCCTTGCCGGGATGCCGGTTACGGAGTCGTCGCGGAATGGCCTCGGCTGCCCTCGCACATCTCCTGGCCGGAGGTCTCGGGCGTGGCAATCGACTCGCGCGATCACGTGTACCTTTTCAATCGCGGTGAGCATCCGGTCGCGATTTTCGACACCGAGGGAAGATTCCTCACGTCCTGGGGCGAGGGAATCTTCGCCCGCCCGCACGGCATTACGATCGGTCCCGACGACGCCGTGTATTGCACCGATGACCTGGATCACACGGTGCGCAAGTTCACGCCCGACGGCGAACTGCTGCTCACGCTCGGAACGAGTGGCACTCCGTCGGATACGGGCGCCACGAGCGTCGACTATCGCACCATCCGTCAGGCAGCCGGACCGTTTCATTACCCCACGAACCTGGCACTCGGGCCGGCCGGCGAAGTGTACATCAGCGACGGGTACGGCAACGCGCGGATTCACAAGTTCGCGCCCGATGGCCGACTGCTTCTCTCGTGGGGTGAGCCAGGCGCGGGCCCCGGGCAGTTTCACGTGCCGCACGGCATCGCGGTCGATCGCCGCGGCGTGGTCTACGTGGCCGATCGCGAAAACAGCCGCATACAACTGTTCTCGCCCGAGGGCGAGTTTCTTTCCGAGTGGACCGATATCGCCCGGCCCAGCCAGGTATTCATCGACACGGCGGAAAACGTGCTGGTGGCCGAATTAGGATATCGTGCCGGCATGTGGCCCGGCACCAGCCCGCCAAACGACGAGGCGACGGGCGGGCGCGTGAGCATTTTTAATATCCATGGACAACTGAAAACTCGCTGGGGCGGAGGACAGAATCCGTGCGCGGCGGGCGACTTCTTTGCCCCGCATGATATCGGCATGGATCGCTCGGGCGCGATCTACGTGTCCGAGGTCACCTGGTCGGCCGGTGGTCGCCGCGGAATGGTGCCGGCCGATTGCCATGCGATCCAGAAGTTCTCCCGCTCGAAAAGCTAA